Below is a genomic region from bacterium.
CCTTGGCTAATGCAATTAATTTGGAAAATAATTCCTTTTTACACCAATAACATCTATCAGCAGAATTCTCTACAAATTTCTGATTTAAAAATTCATCGGTTTTAATAACCAAATGTTTCACTCTTAATCTTTTTGCGATAGTTTTTGCCTCTTTTATTTCACAGGCAGGATAAGTTAAAGAAGTTGCAGTGACAGCCACTACTTTATCATCATCTAATACATCTTTGGCTACTTTAAGCAGAAAAGTGCTATCCACGCCGCCTGAATAGGCTATTAAGACACTCTCCATCTTAGCTAAAATTTTCTTTAACTGCTGCATTTTTTTATTCATTATGGAAAATATATAAAAGATTATATCTTGTGTCGAGGCGAATAATAAGTTAATTATATTCCGTTTTGGCATATTACAAAATGGAATATAGTATAAAGGGTATAATTATGAAGAAAGCTTTATATTCAAAAGAACATAAATATTTAGTTGACCGATTAAAGCAAGCTCGGAAAGATGCTGGGATTGATCAAGGGCAGGTTGCTAATTTGTTAGATGTTTCTCAATCTTATATTTCTAAGGTAGAAGCAGGACAACGCCGTATTGACGTGATTCAATTGAAGGAGTTTGCAAAGATCTATAAAAAATCACTGAACTTTTTTATAAAGTAATATGGATTTAAAAGAGCTAAAACGAAAACTTCAACAAATAAAAAAAGAAGGATTCATCAAAACCCATCGCATTAGTGATACTGGAATTGGTAAAACGCTAGAAGATTTGCTTGATATACCAGAGAATAATATTCCTCTCCACGATATTGCAGGTGTTGCTGAATTAAAAGCGTACCGCAAAGAAGCAAAATCCATGTTGACTCTCTTTACACTTGAACCGTTACCCAAAGGCGGAGATAGAGATAGATTATTGCTTGATAATTTCGGCTATTCTCACAGAGATAATAAGCGTTCAAAAGAGTTGCACAGCACACTTTCATGCAAAAGATACAATAATCAGAAATTAAGGTTATCCGTTAGCAAAGATAAAATCAAAGTTAAAGGAAAAGGGAAACGATTAAATATCTATTGGGACATTGAATCGGTAAAAAAGAAATTTGAAGCTAAGTTACCGGCTCTTGTTTATGTTTTGGCTGATAAAAAAATCATAAATTCGTTTGAACATTTCCACTTCAATGAAGCTTATTTATTGAAGGGTTTTAGTTTTGAATTATTTAAGAAGATGGTCAAAAAAGATCAGATAGTAGTTGATTTTAGAATGTATTATAGACCTAATGGTACGGTAAGAAATCACGGAACAGGTTTTAGGGTTAAGATCAATAGCCTGTACGACTGCTTCAAAACCAAGATTAGATTGATTTAGCTCTTTCTCAGAACAACAATGCTTTCTTTTGTCATTGTTTCTTCCAGTTCCCCTGCAATATTTGTAGGGGAATTTTTCGCAGGCATTCTTTTGCCGGGAATATTTCTAACAAAGATATCTTCACAGGTAAAACCAATTTTTTCGCCTAACTCTGCGACGATGAAGTCAGTCGGTATACGTACCTGCTTTACTAATCGATTGCCGATAACTAGGCAAAAATATTTTTTCCTTTTCAATATCTCATAGGATTTCTTTAGGCATTCATTTAAACCTATATAAAAGCTTAATACATCCCTTGCTCTCTTTTTATCCATTTCTTGAATTCTTTCTAAAGATTCCCTTAAATGAGAAGATTCAAGAGAATGAAGTAGATTGCTAGTCGGTTTACCGCCCAATAATTTATTGTCAACGCCTGATGCAGTGTTGGGATCTTTAAAAATGTCAATCCACTGAGCAGATAATCTTGAGAATTGTCCATATGCCACGGTTGTTCTGCTGTCGCCATAGGGCGGGGATGTTATAATACAATCTATGGAATCGTTTTTTATTGTGCTGATTAGAGAAGTATCCTCATAGATGGGTTTAGTCCATGTATCTTTGTCAACTTCTTGATAGAACTTTCTCATCCCCTCAATATTTAATTCAGTTTTTTTCTTAAAAATGTCAAGCACATTAGGGCTGTGATTTTTCAGCTTATCAGCTTTTATTCGCACAAGTTTAAATTCGCCGTTCTTTGTATTTGAAGAAAGTCTGACTACTTCGCTAAAGGAAACTAAAAAAAAGTTTTCCATTTTTTCATTTTTTATATCGTTAATAGCCTTTTTTAATTTTGCCAATTTCAAAATAACTTTCTCTTTAAACCAAAAGTCCAGATTCATAAAATTTGGCAGTACAATTTCGTCATTTTTTATATGGTCAAATCTATTAAGTAAATTGAAATATTCCTTTGTAAGTACGGATGGATTTATTTCAGTTGTTTTTGCTTTTGCTAAGAAGACAGCAAATGGATTTAGATCAATTCCGTAAGCATTTCTACCTAGTAGTCTGCTCTCAACTAAAGCGGTTCCAGAGCCGCAAAAGATATCGCAGATAGTATCGCCTTTCCTGCTGTATGTCTCTATTAGGCGTCTTGCGACTTGAGGGATAAACATTGCCGGATAACTGTGCAAACCATGAGTATAAGATTTTGTTTTTTCGCCTCTATAATCCCATGAATAGTCAATGCGCCTTTTTAGCTTTACATCCTTATATTTATCTTTTTCTAAAAGAGGTTCTAGATTTCTAATTATCTTTACAACAATACCTCTAATTTCGACCTCTTGTCGATAAATTGGCAATAGCGTAAGATTTGCGGGTTGTAATCTGAATTGATTGTTTTCTCGGTAAAGTTTTTTTAATGTGGCTTCATTTTCATCAATTATCGCTACAACGGTTTGGCCATTGTCAGCAGTTTCTTGTTTTTTAATAACGACTATATCGCCATCAAAAATGCCCTCTTCAGTCATGCTATCACCAGTAACGCGCAAAGCATAATATTTACCTGCCCTGCTAATTTCATTTCGGGAAAGAGTAATTGTTTTGTCGTGCAGTTCAATTGCTTCAATTGGCTGACCGGCAGCAATAGTGCCGACTATGGGTATTTCGATAGATTGGGCATTCTTTTTAGGAATCAATGCTCTAGGCTGGTTATCTTCTTTGTGTAAGTAACCCATATTCTGAAGAGCTTGAACGTGATAATGAGCAGTTGAAACGGAAGAAAGGAGTAAGTGTTTCTTGATTTCCTCAAGAGAGGGAGCATAGTCATGCTTAGTGATATATTTTCCAATGTAATCCAGTACTTGCTTTTGCCGTTTTGTGAGCATTTTCGCCTCCGCAGAAACAATCCTTGACTTTCGATTTATTTTCGATTATAGTGCAAATTATTAAGGGAGTCAATAAAAAAGAGCTTTATGAGAAAGAGAAAATACAGAAAAGTATGTTTATTAAGTATTTTTTTAATTTTTTCTTTAATGTTTCCGTTTGTTTCATACGCAGAGTCTACCTATGGAGGTGAGTCTATGGAAGTAGAAAGTATGGCAGAACAACTGTTTTTTATCACAGTTAGAATAGAGACAGAATGTATTGACAAGGATGGTAAAATCGTGAATGACGTAGGTACTGGTTTTATTGTAAGTTATAAGTGGAGTGATAAAGAAGGACTATTCTTGGTAACTAATAAGCATGTTGTTAAAAATGCACAAAAAGCAAAATTTTTCTTTATACAAAGTGATGGTAAATGTCCAATTCTGGGGAAGGCCTACAATATTAAGCTGGATAATATTCAAAAAATGTGGTACGGACACCCCAATGATAAGATAGACGTTACTGTCATGCCTCTAGCAGTAATTATTTCTGAAACACAGAAAAGAAATTGGAAAATATTTTTTAGAACTGTTTCCAAAGATTTACTCCCTACTTCAGAACAGGAGAACGACCTCGATGCCATAGAAGAAGTTGTTTTTGTGGGTTATCCGAGTGGCATTTATGACTCTGTTAATTTCCTGCCTGTTATCCGAAGAGGGATGACGGCGACTCCTGTAAAAATAAATT
It encodes:
- a CDS encoding helix-turn-helix transcriptional regulator, which encodes MKKALYSKEHKYLVDRLKQARKDAGIDQGQVANLLDVSQSYISKVEAGQRRIDVIQLKEFAKIYKKSLNFFIK
- a CDS encoding glycosyl hydrolase, with protein sequence MDLKELKRKLQQIKKEGFIKTHRISDTGIGKTLEDLLDIPENNIPLHDIAGVAELKAYRKEAKSMLTLFTLEPLPKGGDRDRLLLDNFGYSHRDNKRSKELHSTLSCKRYNNQKLRLSVSKDKIKVKGKGKRLNIYWDIESVKKKFEAKLPALVYVLADKKIINSFEHFHFNEAYLLKGFSFELFKKMVKKDQIVVDFRMYYRPNGTVRNHGTGFRVKINSLYDCFKTKIRLI
- the lexA gene encoding transcriptional repressor LexA, giving the protein MLTKRQKQVLDYIGKYITKHDYAPSLEEIKKHLLLSSVSTAHYHVQALQNMGYLHKEDNQPRALIPKKNAQSIEIPIVGTIAAGQPIEAIELHDKTITLSRNEISRAGKYYALRVTGDSMTEEGIFDGDIVVIKKQETADNGQTVVAIIDENEATLKKLYRENNQFRLQPANLTLLPIYRQEVEIRGIVVKIIRNLEPLLEKDKYKDVKLKRRIDYSWDYRGEKTKSYTHGLHSYPAMFIPQVARRLIETYSRKGDTICDIFCGSGTALVESRLLGRNAYGIDLNPFAVFLAKAKTTEINPSVLTKEYFNLLNRFDHIKNDEIVLPNFMNLDFWFKEKVILKLAKLKKAINDIKNEKMENFFLVSFSEVVRLSSNTKNGEFKLVRIKADKLKNHSPNVLDIFKKKTELNIEGMRKFYQEVDKDTWTKPIYEDTSLISTIKNDSIDCIITSPPYGDSRTTVAYGQFSRLSAQWIDIFKDPNTASGVDNKLLGGKPTSNLLHSLESSHLRESLERIQEMDKKRARDVLSFYIGLNECLKKSYEILKRKKYFCLVIGNRLVKQVRIPTDFIVAELGEKIGFTCEDIFVRNIPGKRMPAKNSPTNIAGELEETMTKESIVVLRKS
- a CDS encoding serine protease, with translation MEVESMAEQLFFITVRIETECIDKDGKIVNDVGTGFIVSYKWSDKEGLFLVTNKHVVKNAQKAKFFFIQSDGKCPILGKAYNIKLDNIQKMWYGHPNDKIDVTVMPLAVIISETQKRNWKIFFRTVSKDLLPTSEQENDLDAIEEVVFVGYPSGIYDSVNFLPVIRRGMTATPVKINYSGLPQFLIDAAVFPGSSGSPVFIFNKGSYSPRKGGLVVGSRLIFLGLISETYLRKEEGKWDFVDIPTRLTPVVKTQQMVDLGIVIKAATVFETIEAFLKSKGEMKQ